In one Heteronotia binoei isolate CCM8104 ecotype False Entrance Well chromosome 1, APGP_CSIRO_Hbin_v1, whole genome shotgun sequence genomic region, the following are encoded:
- the PNRC1 gene encoding proline-rich nuclear receptor coactivator 1 has translation MVTTTAPSSPFLARISAGTEDPRRFPTSLLQRLMRADASGEGHQPSCCLVGPGGSPRPALKRVRRRKGKIRSASSSLSQSRYQQHQQHRAGLGRRNTTQGARSPYEIPTTASPEPALEAVLTEEAPTASPRPASVSKPLRKELLKSKMGKSEKATIPYNQSVHSLHLCEQSKINRQRSKCNIQLNKIPPAKKSENNFWQESVSSELIKKQEKKTVENTENIKNMKSRKPIFLTESNQKENYAGAKFSEPPSPSVLPKPPSHWVGSTVQYSDQNREMMAVHLKTLLKVQA, from the exons ATGGTGACGACGACTGCGCCTTCTTCCCCCTTCCTGGCCCGGATCTCGGCCGGCACCGAGGACCCCCGGCGGTTTCCCACATCCCTCCTACAGCGCCTTATGCGGGCGGACGCCAGCGGCGAAGGCCACCAACCCAGCTGCTGTCTGGTGGGACCAGGCGGCAGCCCCAGGCCGGCCCTGAAGAGAGTgaggagaaggaaagggaaaataCGGTCCGCCTCCTCCAGCCTCTCCCAGAGCCGCTACCAACAGCACCAACAACATCGCGCCGGCCTGGGGCGAAGGAACACCACGCAGGGGGCGCGCAGCCCCTACGAAATCCCCACAACGGCTTCGCCAGAGCCCGCTCTCGAAGCGGTTCTGACCGAGGAAGCGCCCACCGCTTCCCCGAGACCAGCCTCTGTCAGCAAACCTCTCAGAAAAGAG TTGTTAAAAAGCAAGATGGGGAAATCTGAGAAGGCTACCATTCCATACAATCAGTCTGTTCATAGTCTACACCTGTGTGAACAATCAAAAATTAACAGACAGAGGAGCAAGTGTAATATACAACTAAACAAGATTCCACCTGCAAAAAAAAGTGAAAATAACTTTTGGCAAGAATCAGTATCATCTGAGCTCATTaaaaagcaggagaaaaaaactgtggaaaacaCAGAAAACATCAAGAACATGAAATCAAGGAAACCCATCTTTCTGACTGAATCTAACCAAAAAGAAAATTATGCTGGGGCAAAATTTAGTGAACCTCCTTCACCCAGTGTCCTTCCAAAGCCTCCTAGTCATTGGGTAGGAAGCACTGTCCAATATTCTGACCAAAATAGGGAGATGATGGCAGTCCATCTAAAAACTCTCTTAAAAGTTCAAGCATAG
- the SRSF12 gene encoding serine/arginine-rich splicing factor 12 isoform X1, which yields MSRYTRPPNTSLFVRNVADATRPEDLRREFGRYGPVVDVYIPLDFYTRRPRGFAYIQFEDVRDAEDALYNLNRKWVCGRQIEIQFAQGDRKTPGQMKSKERRQCSPMDYRRSRSRSRRRTRSRSSSWGWSRRYSDSFKESRRRRHSYSQSKSRSKSLPRHSSSPRRSVTPQRNSGSRGRSRSKSTQRSSKYAEKSPSSSHRRRSSSRTKSRSHPKRSGSPTRSLSKSPRKHVNSSSRSHSRSFYQRNSNQSVSEED from the exons GCCTGAGGATTTGCGCCGTGAGTTTGGTCGGTATGGCCCTGTAGTAGACGTATACATTCCGCTTGACTTCTACACAAGACGCCCAAGAGGATTTGCTTATATACA GTTTGAAGATGTTCGTGATGCAGAAGATGCTCTGTATAACCTCAATAGAAAGTGGGTATGTGGCCGGCAAATTGAAATACAGTTTGCACAAGGTGATCGCAAAA CACCAGGTCAGATGAAATCAAAAGAACGGCGCCAGTGTTCTCCAATGGATTACAGAAGATCACGAAGTCGTAGCCGAAGGAGGACACGTAGCAGAAGTTCTTCATGGGGCTGGAGCAGGAGATACTCCGACAGTTTTAAAGA GTCAAGGCGTAGACGACATTCTTACAGCCAATCTAAGTCTCGTTCAAAATCTCTTCCAAGGCACTCAAGCTCACCAAGACGATCTGTCACACCCCAGAGAAATTCTGGTTCTAGAGGAAGATCGCGGTCAAAGTCAACTCAGAGAAGCtcaaaatatgcagaaaaatCCCCATCAAGTTCCCATCGAAGACGGTCCAGTTCAAGAACAAAGTCACGATCACATCCTAAACGTTCAGGCTCACCTACCAGGTCCCTGTCTAAATCTCCGCGGAAGCACGTTAATTCAAGTTCTCGTTCGCATTCTAGGAGCTTCTATCAGAGAAATAGTAACCAGTCAGTATCTGAAGAAGATTAA
- the SRSF12 gene encoding serine/arginine-rich splicing factor 12 isoform X2 produces the protein MSRYTRPPNTSLFVRNVADATRPEDLRREFGRYGPVVDVYIPLDFYTRRPRGFAYIQFEDVRDAEDALYNLNRKWVCGRQIEIQFAQGDRKTPGQMKSKERRQCSPMDYRRSRSRSRRRTRSRSSSWGWSRRYSDSFKEHSSSPRRSVTPQRNSGSRGRSRSKSTQRSSKYAEKSPSSSHRRRSSSRTKSRSHPKRSGSPTRSLSKSPRKHVNSSSRSHSRSFYQRNSNQSVSEED, from the exons GCCTGAGGATTTGCGCCGTGAGTTTGGTCGGTATGGCCCTGTAGTAGACGTATACATTCCGCTTGACTTCTACACAAGACGCCCAAGAGGATTTGCTTATATACA GTTTGAAGATGTTCGTGATGCAGAAGATGCTCTGTATAACCTCAATAGAAAGTGGGTATGTGGCCGGCAAATTGAAATACAGTTTGCACAAGGTGATCGCAAAA CACCAGGTCAGATGAAATCAAAAGAACGGCGCCAGTGTTCTCCAATGGATTACAGAAGATCACGAAGTCGTAGCCGAAGGAGGACACGTAGCAGAAGTTCTTCATGGGGCTGGAGCAGGAGATACTCCGACAGTTTTAAAGA GCACTCAAGCTCACCAAGACGATCTGTCACACCCCAGAGAAATTCTGGTTCTAGAGGAAGATCGCGGTCAAAGTCAACTCAGAGAAGCtcaaaatatgcagaaaaatCCCCATCAAGTTCCCATCGAAGACGGTCCAGTTCAAGAACAAAGTCACGATCACATCCTAAACGTTCAGGCTCACCTACCAGGTCCCTGTCTAAATCTCCGCGGAAGCACGTTAATTCAAGTTCTCGTTCGCATTCTAGGAGCTTCTATCAGAGAAATAGTAACCAGTCAGTATCTGAAGAAGATTAA